The Coffea arabica cultivar ET-39 chromosome 2c, Coffea Arabica ET-39 HiFi, whole genome shotgun sequence genome includes the window ATCTCTCTTCTTCTAACCCTTTAACCCCCACAGACTTCTTTCTTATACATCTGCAtccaaaattcaaattcaagatgGTGATGTCCCtctactttttcttctttttttttttttttcttaatttctctTTGCAAGTGAATATACAAATTGGGTCCTCCTATTTTTTAAAAGGCAGATAACTATAGTACTAGCTGATGGAGTTTTGGTTGTTCTTGATGAACGTTTTTGGTTTGTGCAGTTGGAAACTTCAACACTTCCTCAGTGGCTAATAGCCCTTTTGGGAGAGAAGTTCTTCAACGCCTGTATAATTCATGAGGATGCTAAGAAGAATGAAAAGAACgtattttgtttggattgttgtGAAGGCATCTGCCCGCATTGCTTAAGCGTTCACGCCTCTCACCGCCTCTTACAGGTATTGTTATTCTTTGAAATTCATCAAAATtcagggaaaaggaaaaaaaaaaaagctcaaaaTTATGCATGTGGTGATGTGTGCATCTTTTCTGGAAACTGGTCTTCAATTCAATTTTAATGTCTTGGTTTCAGATAAGAAGGTATGTTTACCATGATGTGATAAGACTGGATGATGCTGAGAAATTGATGGACTGTGGTCTTGTTCAGGTAAgctaatttcaaaaaaatgaaatcaaatttCAAATAAAGAAGGACATTTCAACTTTGTCTTGTTCATCGCATTGCTTGTGTTCCCCTCTTTTgcagtcttacatcacaaacGGTGCAAAGGTGGTATTCTTGAATCAAAGGCCTCAAACAAGGCCATCCAGATTCTCCGGCAACACCTGCATGATCTGTGATAAAGGCCTTCAAGAGCCTTACATCTTctgctctctctcttgcaagGTTCTCTATAAACTAATCCCCGAAGAAcagaaaagaattgaaaaactGAACAATTTTGTTCCTTAGTCTTCAATCTATAACTATAAGCCCAACGAATAATTcttcattttccaattttttttggcGACCcaggattttctcaaatggggttttcttgattttgtgcAGCTACAGTACATACTAGGAACAGGGGGCAAGCTTCCGAAGTATGTGTACGAATGTGTGAATATAACTTTTCCTGAACCGGGTTTCGACGATGGACAAATGACCCCTGAAACGGTTCTTGAACCGGTCGCTTCAATTAGGACGGAGTCTGGATCGAGCGGTAGCGTTGGAAATGGTGGAGGAGCTAGCTGCCGGACGCTTGCTTGTACTGCCACGACAGAAATtgtgaggaagaagaggagcaCCATTTCTGCTGGCTTTCGTCCGGTTTGTGGTCCGGTTTTGGAGATATCGAACCGGAGGAAGGGTACGCCGCAGCGGTCTCCACTTTATTGATTTGTGTACGGAATACTGAcaaggggagagagagagagagagagagttgaggTGAAGGGGACTGGGTGTAATTTGGTATTTTGTGTCCCTTTGGAGTTTGGAGGGTAACTTAAATGGATTGAAAAATGGTCCTTCCCATGTCCCAATTTTGTACATATCACCACCACCTCTCTCGTATTATAGAAGATTGAGTTCAATTGTCACACTAGTTATAGTTGTAGTATCGatattcaaaagaaaagaagggcaTTAGTAATGGTTACTACAATGttgttctttctcttcttcttcatggTTTAATTGCTGTTGGAATTTACTTAATGGCCATTTTCTTGATACTAGTTTGTGTTCTTCTTTGAAGGGAGCTTACTTGATGGCAGTTTGTGTTGTGCTAACATCTACTCAGCTGAACTGCTGCACTTGATTAGGATGCTAAAAAATTGTCAGTCGGTTCTacaggaaattaaaaaaaaaaaaaaaaacagaagtcTGAGGTATAAGTTcattttttgctatttttttttttggggtggtaTAAGTTGGAGTTATAAAGGGAAAGCATTAGGGAAGTGTTGAGTTAGAGCCTAGGAATTGGTTTTGTTTCTGCTGAATAGGGTTTTTGGTAGAGATGTTTGTCTACTTAAGTTTACAGCTAATTTTTTTGATGGTAGGAACTAGGAATTGTTGAATTAGTAGTTATTCCAATACTGAAGCTGGAAAGTTTTGGAACCGAGGCAGATTATTAGAGTAGTGTTTTCTACAAGTCAAGTAAATATGATTGAAGGGCATCCCTAGTTCTTGCAGTAGTAATGATCTGTTAGGCCTTTCGTTCCACtttgataattttatttttttttatttttaagtttaattttttaaagtaaGGGTCAAACAATTGTTGCAGCTCTTGATAATTTGGACATCACTTTGATAGTCTTTTCATCCGTTTTAATTAAATTATAGTTCACTTTTCAAATGAATAATATATAgttaacttttaattttttttaaaatgttctAATTTAATGTACTATTTTGTTATCAATAAATATAACCTATCATATTCATTAATTACTTTTATTATATTCTGAATGGTGTAACTTTTCATCAATATTATTATTGCAATCAACGTAAAAGTACGGTGGTTAATTATAAAGCTAATAttaatgtaagggtatttttaaaaaatagaaaattatatttatttttctaataaaattaattaaatttttttatactgtgtgaaaaaaattaACATTATTAAAGTGGGATGGGGAGAGTAATTTATTTGTATCAGTCTCCTGGTGGTGTAATTTATGGCAGTTAAAAATATATTTCAGTTTTGGGATCTTCTTCCGGTTTGGCTTAAAATATTGGCAAGAATTTTATATTGGAGGACTAGTGAGATTGGTCTAATATCTGAAAGGCTGAAAAGCTGCAAAATAGTATTGGGGACAAGTTGAATTATGGCTGTATGACCCCCACCATCCTTCTTATTCTTGATGAAATCCTAGAATTGCAAACCACCCCCGACCCCTTATTTAGAACCTCtcttctcttttgtttctttctcctctttttctttcttttttccttccctAGACCCGAACAGAGACAAAACTATTTAAAGCGAAAGGTTTATTCATGCATTCCCCAACGTCTCGTTCATATCATATTAATTTTCTTGAGAAGGGAAAGTCTTGACTTTCAATTATTGTTATGTAGTGTTTGCTGAACGTTGGTTGGTTCTACTTTTAtatccaaaattcaaaaacaaatttcagcaatactaATGAAGCTAATTTTGCATGTTTAAAGGCTTCAAGTATTTAGTTATGTGAGAATCAAAACTAACCCGGGTGGTTCAGACTTCACGTACGAAGTTTTGAATTCAGGATCTTTTATTTCTAATTTATCTCATCTTACAGTCCAATCCAATCCTACTGCCGCGAGATCGCACGTACTTGAATCCCACTTAACATAAAATTAAGGACTATCAAAGTTGTTAAATGTGCATTTACTGAGCTCAAACAATCCGTGATTTTATAGCTTTTGATTCCTTGAGGCAGTCAATTCTTGAAGGGCGGGCATTTTTCGTCCATGATTTGATgcctccaagcttttcttcctcttctttgtACCTGTCTTGAAATTCTGGTCAAGAAAGAGAATGCCTGAATGTGAAGGGAGGGAGGACCACAACGCTCAGAACTGCGATTCTGGGGAACGACATTACACTCAAGAATCAAGATGTTGTCTAAAGTATTTGTTGGAAGCTGCAATGCGAATTATTCATGGCAAACATTTACTATGCACTCATCAGCTTGTTATGAATCCATTCCAACGGTATCTATGTTGTATATCATCATGTTTGCTTATATGCCATCCATCATGTTACTAATTTCTACcccaaaaacaaaagcaaaatccTTTGGAGAACAAATAAATTCCCAGGCATCCACATGGGATAGCTTTTTACTTAGGTGATCTACCACAAGCATAGAATAAAAAAAAGAGGGTAGAATAGAAACAACAAACAATTCAACATGGTGATGCATGTACTAAAGCAAGTTAGGTTAACAACTTATAGTAAAACGTGGTTTTGCAGGTGcaccgcaacggatcttctgtcccacactctGTGCCACTCTCcgtcccattttttattatattgctatttttccttcataaacatcatgttttaattcctttttatttccttatgatccaataactattaattgagtaatacacaaaatttaacaaactcaaaaaatcaaaatgcataaaaaatgattttttatgaattttctgctgtattttttaattttctattatatattagctttttgaaactgttgtatttattttttactcaattaatagttattggatcataaggaaataaaaaggaattaaaacatgatgtttgtgaaggagaaatagcaatataataaaaaatgggacagaGAATGGTACAGAGTgtgagacagaagatccgttgcgcaaTTGCACGATAAAAACGCCTCTATTCCTGCATGGCATCTCTTTTTTTACGTACGACTCATGAAGAAGACACTACTAATACATACAATAAATGTATACAACAACACAACAACAACACGCagaaagtcaaaatcaaagcaAATTTGAGCACCCTTTAAGAATTAATATAATTCCACAATCAATCTCATCTAACCCAATTTCATCAGATCAAACACATCTGCACTATCAATTGCTCTCTACAATCAAAATTGTGAAGAGTGTGAGGGTATGAAGCCGCAATCCGTTGTCTGTTTTCACGTTCTTGCTGTCGCACGCACAGGCACAGGCACAGGCACATTCCCATAGGTTTTTATTGGTTTCTACACTCAATAATGGAGTAAGGGGCCGGCCTCACCATCGTGCAACACTTTATAAGACAACTCTTATTGGATATCTTGATAACATGCAAACCAGTATCGTGAGGTAAatggcctttttttttctttttctttttaatagcGTATTCTTTGGAGAAAACATCGATCCAGCAAGACTGATGCGttttttacatatatatatgccCTTCACATATAAGAGGAGAGGAGATGTAAGTGTTGATTACTATAGCCTGCAAAAGCTAAAAGAATGTTTTAGTTGCCAAATGTCTCTAGGGTAATCAATTCTCCGAGTTTAATGGTTATCTTACCCTGGATCAAGAGGGTGAAtagattttaatcttttttctcAAAGACAATCTAAAAAAGCTATATGGTGAAGCCCGTACAGTGGATAAGAATGAAAAACTTGGAAAATGGATGGATCCAATCCAAGGCCAAGGGGTTGGTGAATATGGCTATTCATCAGCAGACCTTTTGAGCTACTTCCATTAGAATACAAGTACCTGTAACATTTAAGGAAATTTAAGACGTCTTAGCCAATTTCAAAAGCAGTATGATATCTTTGCAGGTTAAAGTAGGCTGCTGTTGACATACTTTCGGGATTCAGGACAAAGAGTTTCGGCAGGCATTTACATTCAGATTTTTTGGTGGTTGGGCTGTCACCAGTTCACCACGACTATCCAATACATGCAGTCTGAAACCTGAGAAAGCGTCCGGCTTCCCCTTCCCACTGTAAGCACAAATCTATCGACTGCTAAGGTGAGGACTTTCCAAGTCATGTTTCACTCTTTCTCGATTTTCAAACATTTTCATCATAGTAACATTTTACTTTTCCCCTTGAATAGAGAAACAAGTTTAGTTAATGGCGTGTTTAGATACCAAgcttttcaaaatatttttttttccttgcacTGTATACGTACATTTTTCAACTGcttctttaaaattttaaatatcaTTTTATCTTCCTTGTATCACGTCACAATAAAGTGTTACCTTGTTATTTTAAagaattattctaaataatctcctgtccaaatattttttaatgGCTAACTACTCCTCTTCGGCAAAGTAAAAAAATCTACATCTTGCTTTCTTGTGTTCATCGATATCAAAATCATacgcacacatcagtccccaaGTTCAAGGtttaatttcaatatttgtCAAAATAACTAAGAAAACGGAAAATTGTATCGACATTAGACAAAATTTGAGAGGTTATGACAGGAAATGAATTACAGCCTGCATCTACTTGGATCGAATTATACACTTCATATTCCTCCTTTTCCTTTGTACGTgttaaattctttttttatgaagaaaaatgagcgCAAAA containing:
- the LOC113726807 gene encoding protein RGF1 INDUCIBLE TRANSCRIPTION FACTOR 1, whose product is MLETSTLPQWLIALLGEKFFNACIIHEDAKKNEKNVFCLDCCEGICPHCLSVHASHRLLQIRRYVYHDVIRLDDAEKLMDCGLVQSYITNGAKVVFLNQRPQTRPSRFSGNTCMICDKGLQEPYIFCSLSCKLQYILGTGGKLPKYVYECVNITFPEPGFDDGQMTPETVLEPVASIRTESGSSGSVGNGGGASCRTLACTATTEIVRKKRSTISAGFRPVCGPVLEISNRRKGTPQRSPLY